In Lolium perenne isolate Kyuss_39 chromosome 5, Kyuss_2.0, whole genome shotgun sequence, the sequence ATACAACTTGAATTGGGTTTCGGTGCAAGCGGCCTTGTTAAAATAACATGATACACCGCAACTATGAGTCAATGAGTGCTCAGATAAAGCTAGATATGAGAAACATGTACAGAAAAGGAGGAAGGACGATCAGACCTGCAGTCACAGATTCGGTTGGTTCTACTTCATTGCAAATTCTATTTTTCGTAGTGGATGTTCTTGTGAGATCATCAGTTCTTTCATTCCTCTTCGAGCTTGTTGGGAGATTCTCCCCACCCTTATTACTTCCCAGCATGTTTTCAACACTGAAGCAGATGCTCtttaaccaaaaaaaaaaaaaggtgcaAAATGTGAGTCACAGCTCCAAAAAACTAACACTACATGTCTACTGAAACAAAGATCGCAAATATAGGTTTACTGTCAAGGCTGATGGCTCATGATAATCAATTCAAAAGTGGTAGATCTATCAGATATGCACAGACACAAAATTTGCCAACATTGATAAAATTCGTAGGGTTCCCAAAAGTATATGGATGTGCAAGCTCCTTTCTCACCTCAACTTTACCATTGATGAAAGGTCTGAAATTGCAGCCAACATAGTTTAGAGTACAAATACAAACAACTATAGAAGCATCAAAAGATGGGAGTGATGTTTTGCCTCatcggagcatatgctccctttattttgaaatgcatcttagacacattttgaaatgtctaaaaaactaaaattaaaaatccacatgtacatcttcacgtgGTACAAgcccacaaagttgtttcataaaagaaTTGACTTTTCATGTGGtgtgtgtaaaaaagagaaaattcgatgctaaaaataaggcttttcagaagataaattttctcttttttacatagaccataaAAGATATCGGTTTTTGTGAACCTTGACGAAAGCACATATattgtggagatgtacatgtagaacttTTTTGCAAAACTTGTATACACTTCGAAATATGTTTTTtcggtagagggagcatatgaaCACATGAGCCGAACTGAATTTCCGCAAAAGATGCATTGATCTTTCTCATATACTATTACTCAATGGAGTGTGTCAGCATTGTATATGAGTGTCGAGAGGTTCCAGCTCCTAATTCTAAACCAGGTCAGTATAAATAAATTACCAAAAGGAACAGTATGGAGTTCTCTGTATAATCTGAAAGTGCACAAGGATACGTCAGCTGCGCTGCTGCTAATTGTTTCATACTACTAAATAACATTAGATATCATTCATGCCAGATTACTTAAGCAGATTACTAAATAACATCCAATGGAGCGATCATGTCCAAAGTGAGTCGAACTGCTAACCAGATCTATTCAATTTGACCAACCTAGAACAAACGCCACCCAACCTTCATTTCCACCAAAAATTGAAGGGGATTTTATTTAGGGTTTCAGGTGCAGGGCGTATGTCGCAGGGCGGGGGCGGATGAGGAGCTGTGTACGTACCTATTGTCCCGCCGCCAGTGAAGGATCCGGCTGACGGCGTCGCCGTGGTATCGCCGGCGGTGGCTTCCGGGAGAAAGGCACGATAGATTGTGGTCGTAACCTGATTGTGGTCGTGTAACTACACACACACCAGGTACATGAATATGTACCGCCCATGAGCTATGTTTGGAAAGGGAAACTGCCCAGCTAGTCTTATGGCAGGGATCGAGCTAGCGCACCCATCCCGCATGCACGCTCAGTACTACACACACCTCTCTTTCTAGATGTATTTTCAAATTCTGGGTATATCTGAACCAACTTTTGAACAACTCATCTCGAAAAATTAAAACTGTTGAACACCTAACTAAATCGTATTTTTTTTTAATATGCATGTAGAGACTGGATACACGTGTAGAAAGTCACGCACGACGGTGTCCAATGCAAGACTTTCCCCAACACACTACGTACCCACGTTAACGCCACGGCTTTGACCATATATATACTCGATCGAAGCTCTCAACACCTACTCAGACTATACTAATACTATTCAGGAGAAACCTAGCTAGAGTCATTTTACCTGAACTTGATAGGAATTAAAATTACCTGGAGCAACGACTCGACTTGTTCTGAACTCGGAGCACAAGAATTGGTCGGCAAAATGCATCATTATtccttaataaaaaattaaagtgGGTTGATTTTACATTGTCCGGATCGAGTCCAGATATATATATTTAACTAGCAGCTGCTTAAGACAGATTCTAGGCAACAGATAATATAACTTTGCCAAGTCGCCAATTTTCATTTGAACCTGCATGCCCATCAGACTCGGCGTCGGCGTGTTATAGGTGATTAGCCAAGTGACCTATATAAAGAAGCTTGTAGGGAACAACTCTGCAGCAAAGAAAACAGTTTGATCATCCTCGAAGCAGCTAGCGTTCGACCCCCTTCCAGCCACCCTCCATGGCTTCTTTCCAGCGCCTCCCTCTGCTCCTCGCCGTCATTGCATCGCTCTGTGCGGCCGCGGTCGGTCAGGACGGCAAGCCCGTGCTGCCGTTCGCGCCTTCCTGCTCGACTACTGATAACTACACCGACGGCAGTCAGTACATGAAGAACCTGGACCAGCTCCTCGCCGGCCTCCCCGTGGCCGCCGCCTTTAACGGCTGGTTCTACAACGGCACGGCGGGAGCGCCCGGGACGCCCGACCAGGTCTTCGGCCTTACCATGTGCTACGCGGACCGTAACGCGAAGGAGTGCCAGGAATGCCTCGCCGGAGCAGCGGCGGGGATCAAGTCCATGTGCCCGGGAAGCCGGAACGTGCGAGCGGCCTACGACGCGTGCGTGCTCCGGTACTCGCCGACGCCCTCCTTCTCCATTGCCGACCTCGACGTGGCCTTCTACGTGACCGTTGCAGGCACGGCCATCGACCCGGAGAGGATGCGCAACGCGTGGCTCCCGCTCATGACCAACCTCGCATGGCGCGCCGCGAGCTCGTCGTCCCGTGTGGCGAACGCGACCACGCCTTACGACGCGGCGTCGCTGGTCTACGGGCTGGCGCAGTGCACGAGGGACCTCAACGCGACGGAGTGCAGCAGGTGCCTCTCCTCCCTGGTCGGGCAGCTCAGAACACGCTTCACCAACGAGACAGGCGGCGCCGTCAAGGCGTACAGCTGCTACGTGAGGTACCAGCTTGGCGCCTTCGACGTCACCCTGCCGCCGGAACCACTTTGGTGATTTAGACCAAGCCTCTCCAGCTGAGAGACGCACGTTCGCGCCAGTTAATGATTCAGATTTTGACAACAGAGATTTCGTTATCGCTTGTCTTCAAAATTTGCtcatttttcttttttacttCTTTTGCCCTTGTAAGCTTATATTTGTTTGATTTGTACGCAGAAATAAGAGCATTGTTGTGTAAGTTTCTTGGGTCTAGTTTCTAACCGACTGTTGGCGTATCAATCGATGTATATATTACAAATTATTACACATCCTTTTTTCGAAATAGGCTGCATCAATTGATGTATACAACTTTTTATTAATAAGTACTTACAAAGTATTACAAATTATTACATCTCATGGATGACAAAGAGTCAACATGAAGGAACCACCTAAAAATGACTAGAACAAAACAACGCCATAACATCGTGACGTGAGGCGCCTCTCACACCGTCAACCGGATCGGTTGTAGAAGACTTGTGCTACCGTCGCTAAACGGTTGCACCCAGTATCCATGTCCCGACGCTTCTCCGCCGGCTGGAGAACGGACTACGTATGGATCCAATGTGTAACCAAAGAGATAACATGCAGAAATGATGAtaacttttttttttgttaaagatGAAATCATTACAGACACTCCATATAGCCCATAATAAAGTGCGTGCACCAACTCTTATGTGGCCTTTATCCTCGTTTTGCAACTCCAATTAACccattttcaaacaaatttgcaaCACTAGATGGAGATGGTAAATTAGTGTTGTAAATGATCCTCCAAAAATTCTTGCAAAGGGCATGAAAAGACAAGATGTTGCATATAAAACACATCCTGGCCTCATATAGACCAAACTTTGAGTTCTGGGATAATTAGCTAATTAATTAATTGTGAGTTCTTCTAAGCTCATATTCAAACCCAGTATTCCCGATTTGATTCAACACCTTAGGAAACTCCCTCTTCTGTGGACACCCCATGGCGACACTGGGGGGCTAACCCCAGTGCCTCCAAAGGCCCGAAGAAGGGCCACCCCGCCGTCGATGCAACCGGTCATTACCACAGCGATGACACCCATCTGCCAAAGGCGACATGGGTAAGGAAGGCGTCGACGAGACCTACGGTGGGGGCTGCAGCGGCCGGATCGAGTCATTGGAGCGGAGAGGCCAGGGCAGCGCCCCTATGTCGTGTGGATGGATGGTGTGGCGTCGGCCACCGGGCGGAGGTTGAGTGCTTGGGattaattttcttttcttttgtattGGGAATTCATATAATGAGTGGAGAAATCTATTAGATTAGTTTGCACCGTAACCCATTATGAAATTGATACCTTAATGAACTTGAAATTAAGAAATCAAAACTACTATCTTGATAAAGGAATTGATCACTATGAATTATTGATTTGATTAATTTACATAATGTAAAAGGTATACCAACAATGGCATAATTTTGCGTCGCACTTTTCCGTGTCATGTCAGCTAATGGTGTGCCCTATATTCATGAACCGAGGAGTTTCAATCGTATGTGCACCGCTCAAAAATAAGCGTCGCGTTTGCAGTTTCCTGATGAGGTTTTCCTTGACAATTTTTATCTGGCAAGCGCGACCGCCAGGATTACGGGATTGCCTTAGCATTTACAAACTTCGGGACACGTGTGTCGTGTTTTAGTGTGGGTTGCAAACAACTGAGTCGTGTGGCATTGCAGCTTGAAAGCGAGCAGTGGTATGTCGGGGCAGCCATCCCGGGTGCAACGAAGCGATGAAAGTCGCGCGACAGCCCCAACGGTTATGCAACATCAATGGTGTTTGACCTTGTATCGTGGTCAACGAGGTTGCTCTTAGTGTTGGTCGTCGGCATGTCTTCTCTCCGGCAATGATGGTAGGCTGGCTAGTTGGGCGTAACGAGTCACCATTTGTTTTGTGTTAGtatgtgtaagggtatattgcccctatgtgtggttttggtaattaatgacaacccctatggactaatgctttcattgagtttatatgaaggaatattccataggttttgcttgttctccatgtgttggattcaagtatggatgccatgaagataaagatataccttgtgtattggcatcaagatcatcgatttgaagatacatatgtgatatgatcaagaagaagaaatgaagatagagttcttatgtggaactcaatattagccatgctctatcttaagtgagtataagaagatacaaggttgagttgggcaagttcaagatgagcatcttgagtggatcacatgcttgaagcttgtcgtccatttggtgataatggacatgtgaagatatgcatcaatggagctttcccgtcatagtgtatgggggagcatttgtgagtctccacgaagcaacattgatcaagtgaggcattccggcttgagtgaagcttgaagagttatcatcaagatcaagcgggatgcgcaaggcaaaggtatgaccttgataggttttccttttactggtctcgaggtggttgatgggagaccggattataggatagatagccgcactattaagaggggctttcggttgagtaactcgatcacatcgtcttagggagctcaaccctttgcatactttgcatatccttattgcttcttggtgtttctctgtgtgaggttcttgagcttgttgctagctttacaacaagcccaagttcatcgaaaacggagttcgcatgcatcttctattgcgttttcgaggttgggtgattttaccggttattcatgatataaggttctaccttttatattcatgttaaaatcccctcctacagattcttgtgttttcactttctataagatagaatttgttgttatcttccaaacaaaattagtttcatgcgattcggagttcgggagcatttgttattaaagaaaagataaaaagggaaaagaataaaaagaaaaagggggagaggctgccggccggccgcccggcctgccgggccgagcgccggcccacccggggcAGCCGGTTTGCCGACCGGCCAGCCGGGCCGCTCACCGGGAAGCCCAGCTCCACCTCCGGTCCGGCCGGACCGTAACCGGGCCGCCGCCCCATCCGGCCCACGCTCCGTCGCGCCCCCGCGCGGCCCTGCGCTCCGCGCCGCTCGGCGCTGCTGGGCCGCCGTGGCCCACGCGGCCAATCTCCTTCCCCGCGCGGCTGTGGCAGTTCTGCCGCCCAGCGCAGCTCGCGCCCAGTCCGGCTGCTGGGCCGGCCGGAccggctgggccgccggctgCCTCAGCGCCatttccggtcggccggcctggtggCCGGCTGGGGCGACTTTTTTGCCCGATTTTAATGCGATTTTCACCcggttttctccccaacggttatttgtctccctagactataaatagctcttcttccaccttgagcaagtggTTCTTCActctctctcacctccattgttgctatttgatgaacttgctctctcccttgattcctccaatcaatcttgctcatatttgaggatttgagagaggagatctagatctacacttccaccaaaccgtttcttctctaagtgagggaatctcttgggatctagatcttggagtctttggttgactttcccccttgttcttcctctccaatctcatcctagcattcgttgctttggtgggatttgagtgtgaaggatttgaacaccaccggtgttcttgctttgcatcattgcatagtgttgagctctccaccacgatttgttcgagtgagagaccgtgagcttgttactcttggagggtgacctcctagttggcttggtgattggtgctccggtgatctcttcaagaagattgtgaagaggcccgggcttctccttcgtggagcttgtgaagtggttgtggagcttgccatctccggagcggaggaaaagctaaccataaggaaagggccattatccttcgtgggtgtggttcggagaatagggtgagccttcgtggcgcggggaatccttcgtgggacctccactcctccaaacgtgacgtaccttgttgcaaagcaagggaacacgggaatacatcctcgtctccgcgtgcctcggttatctctatacccgagctctctttccttgtgatagccatcgtgcttgaagtatatatatcttgctatcacttgtgctacatatatcttgtgcatatcttgcttagccttgtgctacatatatcttgtgcctatcttgcttagctctagttgccattgttacacttagttgagcttagcatatttagggtttgtgcttgtaaactaaacgttagtttaattccgcattcttacaagacaaatccgcaagagtttgtaattgcctattcacccccccccccccctctaggcgacatctcgatctttcaattggtatcagagcaaggtctctccttgttttaggcttcaccgccttgagagtaaagatgtcggctagtttagtgcacaatgacacaattatctttgttggcacaaattatcatttgtggcgaaattgcttgctttgtaaacttcggaccttgtgtccaaatattgagcaatttctagatgtgggtttttctcctccgatggatcctcaaaatctatctttagaagatgagaaaaacttacatcttgaagctcaagtatctaatgagcttttattctctttgagacccgattttcataggttcttgatatatataaagcgaaagtcgtctcatgagatgtggatcaagcttaaagaaatgtttggtggatccacttctcatttggtcggtggtgactccgaggagctctcttccccttcacatcatgaagagttccaagttgcttccacctccggccgtgatgattcatcatcttcttccacttcaccaacgtgttgcaagacacaaggtaatgatatggtgagtggtgagggaaattgcaatgttgatattgttctcaatagtgatgactcttcatctctatctcattgcaatgtttcctctttggacgtaaacacatctagcattgaaaataatctacatgcttgtgttgatagtccttgcatatcatgtgtaaattgcttacatagatctcatgaggatatgcttgccttgtcttgctcccataatcaaaatgtttctatttcctctagttgcttgttgactaacattgtagaggaaaccgaacactctatggatcaagacatgatttcaaatgaggattcaagaatatcttcatcttcatcctccggtatgcacttgtgccttatggcaaatggaccaaaggtatctcctactttgactcctaacacatcccctaatgatgagagtgatgatgatgataatgatgaagaacataatatcttggtgcatgatatggcaatggtatatgcttctcttcgtggtaataaagaagctcgtgcttatctcgaacactctatggataccttgaataaatatagggaaaccatagtggagttggagtcccatattgaaaatggggaaatgagattcactctcctcaagcatgagctaaaagatgagaagcatgctaatttcatgcttacacaaaaaattgaatcctatatgcatgaaaatgagaaaactattgttgatgcttgtgctactaattctaattcttgtgaagcatcgaccttaaaggagaatgttgagctaagggctcaacttgagttgctaactagcaattatagggaattggaagaaagtcataaaaagctctcaagctctcatgatgatcttctaatttcctatgatgggctaaagttagctaatgaggcaagtatcactaaggtaacatcttgtgagcctcatatggatgttagcacaatctctactacaaatgttatattgccatgtgctagtccttgtaatccatctagtcaaactagtgatacaccttgtgttggattactcactttgccttgttgctctaacaatgaagcttctacttcctctagtacttgtatttctactaaccatgtagaggaaataaaagagctcgaggctcaagttctttctttgaagaaagacttggaaaagcgtcatgaagggaaatccgcacttgacaagatgctaagtgtgcaacaatcccccaatgacaagagtggacttggattcaactccaataacaagagcaagtccaagagcaagagcaacaagaagaagggccaagacaaagtcaaggatccggccaagttggtttgtttcaagtgcaaggttgaagggcatcatgttagatcatgcccattgaagaagaagaagaagaagcacttgagtgagaaacaacaagggaaacggccacaaggtaaaggtcaagctcatgctcgacctcaagttgaagataggccacttcccaagaagaatcaagatattgttccccaagagaagaaatcaataaagaagataaaggggaacacttgctacttatgtcgtgagaaggggcactttgcttcttcttgcttaggtggtaccttatctaaccctataattgttgataatgattattctctagggaaggataagaatggcaatgtgtttgccaagtttgttggaactcaaagtggtttcaagaaaagaaccatttgggttgccaagcctattgtgactaatctcttaggacccaacttggttggggaccaacaatctcaaacttgatcaataggtgcatgtggaggtcattggagacttggctacttcatgaagaattaagggatcttcatatattatattttgaccaagccaagtcgtatggattatcatctatatctcataatccaatgttcctccttgcggtaacttatgcTTCAAATctccatgtttattgtaagttacttgcccctttgcatgtttgtttttgtatcaaatatgtgtttgtatatgttgtatcttacttgcctatcttgtgtattcaagtatgcttgtttgactcatcatatacttgtgtattcaagtatgcttgtttgactcatcatatacttgtgtattgttttgagcctaatgcatcttgatgatatcttatttggctctctttgagtgattaatggaacatcccattttgggggagtgttatgctttgtgcatttatcctctataaaatgtgtgtatatgggtatcaccacttagtattgatattgcaagattatctagccactatgtggtgtgtcatactcatgagaaagtcaaattctaaatgtccattaatcatctctagt encodes:
- the LOC127303154 gene encoding cysteine-rich repeat secretory protein 38, with amino-acid sequence MASFQRLPLLLAVIASLCAAAVGQDGKPVLPFAPSCSTTDNYTDGSQYMKNLDQLLAGLPVAAAFNGWFYNGTAGAPGTPDQVFGLTMCYADRNAKECQECLAGAAAGIKSMCPGSRNVRAAYDACVLRYSPTPSFSIADLDVAFYVTVAGTAIDPERMRNAWLPLMTNLAWRAASSSSRVANATTPYDAASLVYGLAQCTRDLNATECSRCLSSLVGQLRTRFTNETGGAVKAYSCYVRYQLGAFDVTLPPEPLW